Proteins encoded within one genomic window of Haematobia irritans isolate KBUSLIRL chromosome 5, ASM5000362v1, whole genome shotgun sequence:
- the Mef2 gene encoding myocyte enhancer factor 2 isoform X11, which yields MGRKKIQISRITDERNRQVTFNKRKFGVMKKAYELSVLCDCEIALIIFSSSNKLYQYASTDMDKVLLKYTEYNEPHESLTNKNIIEKENKNGVMSPDSPEQEADYTLTPRTEAKYNKIDEDFQLLMHRTQMAGGASSGRNMSNANYTLPVSVPVPGSYGDNMLQTSPQMSHTNISPRPSSSETDSAHHLTHKQHSPGSQNGRASNLRVVIPAPTIAQNMSTADELAYTDRHNQTTLNTPVMTLQTPIPTLQGYPFVPQDFSMSSDVMSLPTWSTHQGLVHQTGLSHLSVSNTTPPPATSPVNIKVKSEPQSPPRDLSGGHQHSNGSNLGSSNSAGGGGGGNGGSGGGGGSSTSHSSLNANNINNSLSLNSGGLSVSSAVGVIAGSSPGGAGGGGGGGGILSGGASNSSSTSNGSANDQATNLSVLNHSQQHLVMAGSRPSSTGHLTPTPGIDKYEGYPYRSQLGPNSRLWNFGAVTPSNIPSPDMRLNDMHKAAVSQQQQQQQQQQQQHQQQHQQQQQHLSDYESGPNQAHKRPRISGGWTT from the exons ATGGGTAGAAAGAAAATTCAGATATCACGTATAACGGATGAAAGGAACCGACAG gttaccttcaataaacgtaaatTCGGTGTTATGAAAAAAGCTTATGAATTATCAGTTTTATGCGATTGTGAAATAGCATTGATCATCTTTTCATCGAGTAATAAATTATATCAATATGCCAGCACAGATATGGACAAAGTCCTTCTTAAATATACAGAATATAATGAACCCCATGAATCTTTAACCAACAAAAATATCATTGAG AAGGAGAACAAAAATGGTGTCATGTCTCCCGATTCACCGGAACAGGAAGCCGATTACACCCTAACGCCACGCACCGAAGCcaaatacaataaaatcgatGAAGACTTTCAGTTGCTGATGCATCGTACCCAGATGGCGGGTGGAGCCTCCTCTGGCCGCAATATGTCCAATGCCAATTACACATTACCCGTATCGGTGCCGGTGCCAGGCTCCTATGGTGATAATATGCTGCAAACAAGTCCACAAATGTCCCACACAAATATTAGTCCACGACCATCGAGTTCGGAAACGGATTCAG ctcATCATCTAACGCATAAACAACATTCGCCAGGCAGTCAAAATGGTCGAGCTTCCAATTTGCGGGTAGTCATACCGGCACCTACAATTGCTCAAAACATGTCCACCGCCGATGAATTAGCCTATACAGAT cgtCACAATCAAACAACTTTAAATACTCCCGTTATGACATTACAGACACCCATACCAACGTTACAGGGTTATCCATTTGTACCGCAAGATTTCTCTATGAGCTCCGATGTGATGAGTTTACCCACATGGAGTACTCATCAAGGACTGGTACATCAGACGGG TCTCTCCCATTTAAGTGTTTCAAATACCACACCACCTCCCGCCACATCACCAGTCAATATTAAAGTCAAATCCGAGCCACAATCTCCACCCCGTGATCTCTCCGGTGGCCATCAACATAGTAATGGCTCCAATTTAGGCTCTTCAAATAGTGCCGGTGGAGGTGGTGGTGGCAATGGTGGCagtggtggtggtggaggtAGTTCGACTAGTCACTCCAGTTTAAATgccaataatataaataattcgTTGTCTCTAAATTCCGGCGGTTTGAGTGTTAGCAGTGCAGTAGGAGTTATAGCTGGTTCTAGTCCTGGAGGTGCCGGAGGCGGGGGTGGCGGCGGCGGTATATTAAGTGGTGGTGCTTCAAATTCTTCCTCAACATCCAATGGCTCGGCCAATGATCAGGCGACCAATTTAAGTGTGCTAAATCATAGTCAACAGCATTTGGTCATGGCTGGTTCAAGACCATCATCAACGGGTCATCTGACACCGACACCGG GCATAGATAAATATGAAGGTTATCCCTATCGGTCACAACTGGGTCCGAATTCTAGATTATGGAATTTTG GTGCTGTGACGCCGAGTAATATACCCTCTCCCGATATGCGCCTAAATGATATGCACAAAGCGGCGGTTagtcagcaacaacaacaacaacagcagcaacaacaacaacatcagcaacaacatcaacaacaacaacagcatttGAGTGATTATGAGAGTGGTCCGAATCAGGCACACAAGCGCCCTAGAATATCGGGAGGATGGACAACATag